The genomic interval CCTGGTGACCCTGATCATGACCACTCCTACAAAAATGGCTCTCTGAGGAGCTCATGGCTGAAAAGGAAGTCTAAAGACACTGAGGTCGACGTTCGAATTATTGATGATGAAGTCACCATCAAACTGATCCAGAGGAAGAAGATTAATCTGTTGCTCTCTGTTTCCAAGATTCTTGATGAGTTGCAGCTTGAACTTCATCATGCTGCTGGGAGACACATTGGGAACTCATACAGCTTCTTATTCAACACTAAGGTTGGTGCAGTAGTGCTTACTTTATCTTGtggatttgtttttgttgggtCATTTCTTCATGCATTGTTTTAATTCATTGATCTTTGCTTTTTTGTATTATGCAGATGTACGAAGGGTCTTCTTTGTATGCCAGTGCCATTGCCAACAAGCTCGTTGATGCCCTGGATGGACAGTATGCTGCATTTCCATGCACCTTCCAATAGTTATTAGTATAAGGAGGCATGAACTGAGATGTTACTTGGAATTACTACTAAGTCTTTATAATATCTAATGTTCGTCTAACTACATCATATCATATCTGATGGTCATTAGTAGAGAGATTAAAGAACTAGGCAGTAATAAACTTGGTGTGACAGAGAGCATGACAgaatattatatatgcaacTTATGGGATTTGAGGATATTTATAAAATGTATGCATATCTTGGTCAGTACTTTGATTACTGAGATCAGATACAGGTAATTGGCCAAAATATTACTGTGCTTATGATATAATTTAGTATATTCTCATTAGTTATGTGCTCGCAAGGGTTCAACAAATGCCACTGTTAAATACAGCaaaatgattttaaatcattttttttatttctccaTATTTTCCAAATCGGATTTAGATAGCTTTATTTGTCGGATCAAATTGACAATCTGGGGTTTGTGAAGGTGGGGAGGAACTCTTGTTCATGTCATCTTTAGGTGTGACTGAGTACGAGTCCAATTCAGTTTGGTGTAATCGTGTAAGTGTGATTTCAGGTGAGGGTTTGAGTGAGATGTTGGAGGGGCAAGGGACGGAAGGATGGTTACGATCTCCACTTTGTGATCTacatttttgttgttggaagTTTGTTGATTCGATAAAGTTTGGGCAGAGGTGTTGGTGGTCCGCGTGCCGCCGTCTAGGGTGGCGCGTCGGAGCAGGTGAGGGCGGTAGGGACTAGGTAATAGGCCTAGGACGGTATAGGAATCACTAGGTTTTGGGGACTGCGAGTGAGGTCACGCGCGGCTGCTTGGGCGGCGCAggagccccacgcgcggccgtcTGTGGCGGCACGTGAATAGTGGTTTACTGTAATTAATAATCATATGTTGGTTTACGggtcattttctaagcattttgttatgctattaggtgaccgacgaaacgagtgagggaatcgctcTTGGTGTCGtagaagttgcacgcatgaaataaggtgagtaaatctcattatgacaagtctacccttggcggtgactcatatttatgatttcttaaaaaaaaaaagtgaattgTGACATccatataatatagtggattgtgtatgtatacaaaatagtaaatacgatacatatatatgagttgcatattatataatgttacattttttatttaaattatgaaattttattgttttcgattaattgtggcgaatgagaccggaagggagataatgtaccttctggtataatggattattggaatgactttatatatattgttgtgcgagagtcgcttggttgtagtacataaacatgagtgaattgttatattgtacgtgattttaacatcgagtcttgttaaaacgttttatgGTCTTCGGATGATGTTAGCAttaaatcggaaccaagccttggtcgggtgtcggttacgatcaattagagctctagtttgtctgctgttgtactgcatgaggggtaacatatgggttgcctgggtctcatgagtacacatgttttaaaatgatattgggtaaccagatgggctgccagtgtctcatgagtacacatattttaaataaatactgggtaaccagatgggctgcccagtgtctcatgagtacacatgtctTAAAATGTTATATGTTACATTTCCtttgtatgtgatgtatgttttaatgttggtttactcatacgggctgaaaagcttatcgggtttgtgtttataatcctGGTGCACTAAatcgatggtgtatgagatagttctgcatgtaGGAATTAGCAGGTTCAGAGagcttactctgaagattacTGAGGATTTCTTTCTTccgtttgtggtgaggatttagtgaatattacatttccaattgttataatacttgaggtataaattggttatgtattattcaagtcgactgagtcgtactgtgaactcagtttcaatacactgttactataagatgatttcaatatatttggaattattttagagttttcatgacttcgaattcgaattttatcatttgaaaattcggggtcgtgacagcaCCTGAATTCAACAATGGTACTACATTGAGCTAAGGTGCCAATCTAATCAAGagtttataactttatatcACAATCTGAAGATGTCTTCATTAGTCACATAATAGAAACATACTAATGAGAATTTTAACATGACGATggactagttttttttttctttgctcTCATTTTCGTATTTTTTTCATAGAAAGTTAACCATCACAAATGAAACAAATCTAGAAATCAAATTTCAAACACATTAACACATTGTTTTATGTCCTAAGAGTTTTGCAGAATTATGAAAGGCTGATGGGTTCACCGACAATTGCTCCATCTCAGTTTGTAATAGTGTTAATAACTAAACTTTCGTCCTCTTGTATATCCAAGCTTCAGCATCCGAATCCCAGTCGAAATCGGAAAGGACCACTCACCGGAGAAGACAACCTAATTTGCTTGTTTGGTGTTTGTTTGTTCAGAACATAGGTGCCCAAATCCCCAAGCTTTAAAGCCAATACCTCATTCCCATGGACCTCAGTTCGATTGGCTAGTGTCCGAGAGGTGAAGCGATGTAGAAGCTTCTAGAAGAAGATAGGACAATGGTATGGAGTTCAAAGATGGCGAGAGCCTTCTCAGAGGGAGCAACCTGGAAGCCATGGGGATAGAGTAGTTTGATTAATGACAATAAGACTACCGAGTCTGTGATGATATGTAGCCAACTATGCCGTAAAGCAACTAGTCGTGTACGAGTCTACAACCATCAATACCAGGATTACCAGCTGTATAGATGAGCAATCTTTTGCAACAACACATAACCTAGCGCCACACAATCATCCAAAGTTCTTACCTAGTTCACATCCGACGCATCAGTTCAAGCATCTTAGTATGCTATATTTCCTTTGCAGTAATCAATCCCAACTAAATTCTAGTTCAATGTCTATAAGCTAGCGCCAAAGATGAACCTAAGTTTTTTTCTCAAGTTCACATCTCCACATGCATCTTAGTATGCTAAACTGCCATTTTGATCaggaaaatgataaaaatctCAATGCAGGAAACTTAGTCAGTTTGTACTTTTGTGTACATATGACCCATCTAAAATCACACTTTATCCTTATGAAATACCCTAACAAGCACCCATCATGAGTTCATGACAATGTACTTTGATGTTTTCGCAATGAAATTTAGTACCTATCTGTAGGCTGTAGCGATCATTGTTGTCTTTCTTGACCTCAGTAATAAGGCAGATAAATAATGAGTCCACATATATTCTGATCGGACAGTAGAAAATTATCATAGAGGATGTCCCACTGCTGAAAAGAACTCAATTAACCGGTGAATTGTAAAAATGCACCTAGAACCCTGAAACTTTTAAGACTCGAGTAACCATCATCATATAAGTGCTTCGTCAATGAACAGAAAAGAAGAGGTAAATCAGAAATAGCCGTGTTATTTCTAAGAATCTCTCAATCAAAAGTTAATCTCTCAATCAAAAGTTTGAAACTTATGCAATGCAGTTTGTAGTTTAGATATAAAAGCAAGTGcatctttaaatttcaaagaaacaGAAACCCATCAAATATTAAAACCCAAGAAGCGTACAAATCATTCACAGTTTCACACAATATACACATTTAGCCCTTGCATAAATCAAAACCTTAAAAGCTAAAGAGAATTAGGAAAAAAATCACAACTCAATTCATATTATCTTCAAAGGCGGAGacatcaaataataaaaattttgaGGTCTATGTATCTGACAAAGTCTATACAAACAGAAATAAGTTACCAAAGGAGTCGTTTGCTCTGAGAACGGTAGACAATTCTGAGCTAGTTGATCTTATAtacaaattaataaaatagGGCTTGATCATGTAGATAACCAAAATTCCAGTAATTATCACATGCCTCAAATTGACAGTAATTACCATTTCAATAAAACACAAAATCACAGGCCTCCAATGAATTTACCACCTCCAATCTGTTCACCCAACCCAACATAACTTAATACGCAAAAAAAGATAGACAAAGGACTTGATGCAACAAATTAATATCCCAAACTGGCCTTCGCTCTACCCTTGACCAGAACACTGATAGGGTGATTGATAAAGATAGCAACAGCATAGGCATCAACCAGTATGGAAGCTTCCCAGTATTTGCAGCACTGCAACTGGGGCAGCACCAGTCATCTTTGACAAGTAGCCAAAGCAATCCAACCTTACCTTTTATTTTACAAGTTACAGGGGCATATTGTCATCTTTGGTCTCTCTTCTCCAGAGAAGATTGTCTTCCCCTGTGCTGGTTACATTGTCTTAGATGGCAGATAACTTAGACAGGTGGAAGTAACAATACACAAGGCATCATAGAGTCAACTAATTATGGCCTAAACATACTGGCTACTACGACTGTCAACATAGATGCACAGTCATCAAGAAATTTTCATAAATCTCACGCTTTTCATAAAGAAAATTGAAGCTAATTGTTGATCCAACAACCAGAAAGTCATCTTAGTATACAAAACGCACACAAATGCCATCTATGTATCGCGATCTATCCCTGTTTAGCTAAGCAAGGATCATAGTAAATAATGAGAAATTTACCCATAACAATGTTCCATACATAACACAAACTTAAGCCTCTTATTATACTCCGATAAATGTGCTTAGAAACATCACCAACGTGTCCCCTGAGTAATTTAAGTGCAATCCCATCCTCACTGTAGATATTTGTAgtcacagttactgttccTTTTCTCTTAAGCTCAGTACAAATGAAACCAAAAACCTAGCTCTACTTAAGCATTTGACACTTGCACGCAATTTGTAGTTTTTTAGATATTAAAAGAGAAAGACCCATGAAAGAGTGAGACACAATAGCCAAACAATATAAGTAACAAATATTTTAAACAGAATATGAGCATAAGGTTGCAAATGGAACCTCTCAAAAGCTAAGGAGGAACAGGTCAGTACAAAAGGAAAGAGAATCCTAAGCAAGAGCAGGGTCAGGACGAAAGGAAAGAGTGAACGTAGTAAACTTGGGCATCTGAAATTGGCCTTCACCCATTCTATCGTCTTCCTTCTTTACTTTTTATGACAGTATTCTAACTCTTTTAGCCAACCATTACCTTTACAACTTTTAAGCTTTTTCGGGCTACAAAAATTGCTTGAGATGGTATTGCATGGGATATCTTGGGATCGGAACCTCCAAACACCATTTTCCACTTATCTGTGTTATTGTACTCAACCAACACAGAAGTAGACGATATATGTAAGAAGATACCTACTTAAGTTTACATTAGCTTAGTCTATTGACTCTAATGAGTGGAGTTCTGCGTGCATCCATATCAGAAAGATGGGCTAATATTACTCTCATGTATTCTCTAAACTGTGTGTATTAATTCCATTCATAGACCAACTACATTGCTCACATATGCAAACTGTATGTGTGTCTTATCACATTTGTACAAGCCATACAAATGATATGGAAACTGATAATATATTAGACGAACAAGCAACTAATTTCAACTTTGCTGGAAAGGAAATAACTTTTCAGCTCACCCATACTACTTCTTGTGCGAGAATGTGTGTGACCCTAGAACCCAAAACCTTAAACATCTACAGTGCTCCCTTACAAGGTGCTTACTTGAATATTATCCAACCAGACTTGAGTCCCTACTACATCAGGAATTACTCTTTTATTTCATAACCTCCGTAGAAACGGACAAGTTCCCACTTGGATAGTTCCACATtaataaaactaaaaactaATCGAAATTATACTAAGCTGAAAAACTCAAGAAGAAAAGCAGCATTCAAGCAAATATCGTACACCGGATAGACGAGTCTACTGCAGCAttccatatatgtatataaagaaGCAGCAGCTAAAACCCTAGaccaattaaataaataaatagaaaattcaaatgagcTTGAAAGGGAGGGGCCAAGGAGTGGACCTGGGGACCTCAACCTTGTCCTTGATGCGCTCTAtcatcttctccttcttcggCCTCGCGTTTCCGAACGATCCTTTGAATCGCTTCcccttcttcgtcttcttgtCCCCCCGCCCGCACAGCATCGGAGCCCCGAACTGAGCTGCTGCTGAAAATGATGACGTCGACGATGACGCGGTGGTGAAGAGGGCGCGCTGCTCCCTCGCCAACACTCGCCTCGCTGCGGCGGCGCAACTCTGAGCCATCGCCATTTCCCCCACTTTTGCGCTCTGTTAAAATTTAGACCAGAAAACAAGCTGAAAATGGTGGGGAGAGAGCATTTTTATAGCTAACttacgggccgggtcgggtcatCGTGTTCGGCTTTTGCTTAGAATGGGGTTTAACCGTTTTAAGTGGTTAACTGAGTGAGGTTTAACTTTTGTATTTAATTAACTTGAGTCTCCTAGTGCTATAATGAAAATAATAGTCACTGAGGACCTCAACTTTTGTATGTTTCTGAATAATACACTGAGGATGACAATGTAATTAGAAAGTTGGGTATAATCTACGGTCTAGGGAAGGAAATATCATACCAGTATCACTACACGCTAGTGAGGGTAAAGTTGTCCACTTCAATTCATACCTACTATGTCGTTTTGAAGCTTAATGTACTACTACAAATTTTTATGTACAAAGCACAATGTCTTCACCATTGTACTTTGTGATTTGATTTAGAGAATGATCCTGACTTGGGGCGATCTTATTAGCCCTAAAATTAGGTTACACTATGACATGTTGATCTTAGAATATGTACACCTTTGAAGTCAGTTTTTCATGTGATGTAAAAGCGtcatattttaattttcagccaattttATTGGTCCCTATGAAATACAAAATACATATGACCCCAGTAGTGTTACTAATTATGGAAATGGAAAGAATGGGTGATGGAAAATTGGAAAGGGGGTGGTGAGTTTGGTGTGGTTCCCAATCAAACACATTGCTACTTTCTATTCAAAACTACTCAATTATCCATCCTTTCACAACAGAAACACAAGTCAAGAACTGAAGAAAGCAAGCAGTTTTCCTGAGCTTGCAACAATGGAGGTCTGCAGAGCCACTGCTTTCTCATGGACCCACACCAtctccacctccacctcccTCCACGTTTCTCTCTCCCCCTCTATAAGTTACCcacttcttcttttctctcaCTTGTGTTCTCCCACATTGCCCCCCTTTTGTATTGAAACTTCAAGTTTGATTCTTTCTTGGGTGTTTACAAGTGGGAGACCAAGAGACTCACTGTTTGGTGCGCCTCTGACCAAACCCAGAAGGTATGCTCTTCCTCTTTTTCCACAAGTACACACCTTTTTGGGTGAATTCTGTGACCCCATGTTGGCAATGCATATAGGATGAGGCAATTGTGTAATGTGTTAAATAAGTTCATAATGGTAATTATAATGATGGGGTTTCTAGGATGGCTTTTGTTTGTTGGAGAATTCATTGACTTTTGCAGGTTGTCATAGGCAAATCAGATGACTGTATCAGTAACAGGAGCTACAGGTTTTATCGGTAGACGATTGGTGCAAAGGCTGCATGCAGGTCATACCTAATACTTATTGTCTATGAAACTGAAACTTATGCTTACAGGCTTATAAATGTGGCACTCACATGAATTTACTTATGTTCCTTTATTGGAATGCAGATAATCATAGTGTGCATGTCCTGACACGGTCTAGAACAAAGGCTGAGTTAATTTTTCCGGGTAAGAAGGTATGCCTACTTATAGTTATTTGAATCTTTGTACAGAAAGAAATGGAATAGTGTGTTTTGAAATTTATAAATGCCCTACATGTGTTAGACCAACCTCATATAGTGTGATAGATACTACCTGATAAGTTCAATATTCCTGATCAATTGCATCATGTATAATGGTATTTGACTTCTATGATCACTGACCGAAGGTTATGGAAACTAAGAGATGTTACGTTTTTGTTTCTGATCCAGTACTCATAGTTATGT from Argentina anserina chromosome 2, drPotAnse1.1, whole genome shotgun sequence carries:
- the LOC126783496 gene encoding 30S ribosomal protein S31, mitochondrial yields the protein MAMAQSCAAAARRVLAREQRALFTTASSSTSSFSAAAQFGAPMLCGRGDKKTKKGKRFKGSFGNARPKKEKMIERIKDKVEVPRSTPWPLPFKLI